The following are from one region of the Sciurus carolinensis chromosome 5, mSciCar1.2, whole genome shotgun sequence genome:
- the Oxgr1 gene encoding 2-oxoglutarate receptor 1 isoform X2 — protein sequence MKEDNQNEPPDGLANASDFPDYAATFGNCTDEKNSLKMHYLPVIYSIIFLVGFPGNAVAISTYIFKMRPWKSSTIIMLNLACTDLLYLTSLPFLIHYYASGENWIFGEFMCKFIRFGFHFNLYSSILFLTCFSIFRYIVIIHPMSCFSIHKTRWTVVACAVVWIISLVAVMPMTFLITSTNITNRSACLDLTSSDDLTTIKWYNLILTATTFCLPLVIVTLCYTTIINTLTHGPQTQSCLKQKARRLTILLLLVFYICFLPFHVLRVIRIESRLLSISCSIENHIHEAYIVSRPLAALNTFGNLLLYVVVSNNFQQAICSIVRCKESGDLEQAKKVSCSNNP from the coding sequence ATGAAAGAAGACAACCAGAATGAACCACCGGATGGTTTAGCAAACGCTTCCGACTTCCCCGATTATGCAGCTACTTTTGGAAATTGCACCGATGAAAAAAACTCACTCAAGATGCACTATCTTCCTGTTATTTATAGCATCATCTTTCTGGTAGGCTTCCCGGGGAACGCAGTAGCCATCTCCacttacattttcaaaatgcGGCCCTGGAAAAGCAGCACCATCATCATGCTGAACCTGGCCTGCACCGACTTGCTGTACCTCACCAGCCTCCCTTTCCTGATCCACTACTACGCTAGCGGGGAAAACTGGATCTTCGGGGAGTTCATGTGCAAGTTCATCCGCTTCGGCTTCCACTTTAACCTGTACAGCAGCATCCTCTTCCTCACCTGTTTCAGCATCTTCCGTTACATCGTGATCATCCACCCAATGAGCTGCTTTTCCATTCACAAAACTCGCTGGACAGTGGTAGCCTGTGCTGTGGTGTGGATCATTTCGCTGGTGGCTGTCATGCCCATGACCTTCCTGATCACATCCACCAACATCACCAATCGATCCGCCTGTCTTGACCTCACCAGTTCAGATGACCTTACCACTATCAAGTGGTACAATCTAATTTTGACTGCCACCACCTTCTGCCTCCCCTTGGTGATAGTGACACTTTGCTATACGACAATTATCAACACCCTAACCCACGGACCTCAGACTCAGAGCTGCCTTAAACAGAAAGCTCGAAGGCTGACCATTCTGCTCCTGCTCGTATTTTATATATGCTTTTTACCCTTCCATGTCTTGAGGGTCATTCGGATCGAATCACGCCTGCTTTCAATCAGCTGCTCCATCGAGAATCACATCCACGAAGCTTACATCGTCTCTAGACCCTTAGCTGCTCTGAACACCTTTGGTAACCTGTTACTGTACGTGGTGGTCAGCAACAACTTCCAGCAGGCCATCTGCTCAATAGTGAGGTGCAAAGAGAGCGGGGATCTCGAGCAGGCAAAGAAAGTCAGTTGTTCAAACAACccttga
- the Oxgr1 gene encoding 2-oxoglutarate receptor 1 isoform X1 translates to MCTKCIPPSLMAAWDKGARCELGIGAAPGMSMMKEDNQNEPPDGLANASDFPDYAATFGNCTDEKNSLKMHYLPVIYSIIFLVGFPGNAVAISTYIFKMRPWKSSTIIMLNLACTDLLYLTSLPFLIHYYASGENWIFGEFMCKFIRFGFHFNLYSSILFLTCFSIFRYIVIIHPMSCFSIHKTRWTVVACAVVWIISLVAVMPMTFLITSTNITNRSACLDLTSSDDLTTIKWYNLILTATTFCLPLVIVTLCYTTIINTLTHGPQTQSCLKQKARRLTILLLLVFYICFLPFHVLRVIRIESRLLSISCSIENHIHEAYIVSRPLAALNTFGNLLLYVVVSNNFQQAICSIVRCKESGDLEQAKKVSCSNNP, encoded by the coding sequence ATGAAAGAAGACAACCAGAATGAACCACCGGATGGTTTAGCAAACGCTTCCGACTTCCCCGATTATGCAGCTACTTTTGGAAATTGCACCGATGAAAAAAACTCACTCAAGATGCACTATCTTCCTGTTATTTATAGCATCATCTTTCTGGTAGGCTTCCCGGGGAACGCAGTAGCCATCTCCacttacattttcaaaatgcGGCCCTGGAAAAGCAGCACCATCATCATGCTGAACCTGGCCTGCACCGACTTGCTGTACCTCACCAGCCTCCCTTTCCTGATCCACTACTACGCTAGCGGGGAAAACTGGATCTTCGGGGAGTTCATGTGCAAGTTCATCCGCTTCGGCTTCCACTTTAACCTGTACAGCAGCATCCTCTTCCTCACCTGTTTCAGCATCTTCCGTTACATCGTGATCATCCACCCAATGAGCTGCTTTTCCATTCACAAAACTCGCTGGACAGTGGTAGCCTGTGCTGTGGTGTGGATCATTTCGCTGGTGGCTGTCATGCCCATGACCTTCCTGATCACATCCACCAACATCACCAATCGATCCGCCTGTCTTGACCTCACCAGTTCAGATGACCTTACCACTATCAAGTGGTACAATCTAATTTTGACTGCCACCACCTTCTGCCTCCCCTTGGTGATAGTGACACTTTGCTATACGACAATTATCAACACCCTAACCCACGGACCTCAGACTCAGAGCTGCCTTAAACAGAAAGCTCGAAGGCTGACCATTCTGCTCCTGCTCGTATTTTATATATGCTTTTTACCCTTCCATGTCTTGAGGGTCATTCGGATCGAATCACGCCTGCTTTCAATCAGCTGCTCCATCGAGAATCACATCCACGAAGCTTACATCGTCTCTAGACCCTTAGCTGCTCTGAACACCTTTGGTAACCTGTTACTGTACGTGGTGGTCAGCAACAACTTCCAGCAGGCCATCTGCTCAATAGTGAGGTGCAAAGAGAGCGGGGATCTCGAGCAGGCAAAGAAAGTCAGTTGTTCAAACAACccttga